ACCAATCGCGGACAGGCGGGCAGGAGAAAGAAAACCGCCCTCCAGGGTCTCGGATCGGGCCCGGAGGGCGGCTCCCACAGCTCGGAAATGGTGGAGGCGGTGGGCATCGAACCCACGTCCGGAAATCCTCAGCAACAGGCATCTACATCCATAGCCGGTTCTCTTGTGCTCTCGCCACCCCTCCCTCCAACCGGCTGGTTGTCAGGGCGGCCAGCTCCTTGAAGATCTCGCCCCTTGCCCAAGAGCGGGACTTGGGGCCAGTCACCGGAATATGACGTCCGAACCCGGGCCCCGATGACTCGACCCGGAGGACGCTAGCGGGTGTTAGGCCGCCAGAGCTAGCTGAGTGTCGGCAGCTATAACCGTGCCCACAGTTTTACGAGGAGCGAGCACCTCGGGATGCCACCTGTGCGTCACTGATCCCCGTCGAAACCAGTCGCCCCCTTTCAGGCGCGTTGCCGCGCCCGTGATTCCTTGGCCATCTCGCGCTTCGCCTCGCGCTCGCGGAGGCTTGCGCGCTTGTCGTGGAGCTTCTTGCCGCGCGCCAGGCCCAGCTCGATCTTGGCGCGCCCTGCCTTGAAGTATAGACGAAGTGGGATGAGGGTCAACCCGCGCTCGGCGACCTTGCCCACGAGCCGCGCGATCTCGCGGCGGTGCAGGAGCAGCTTGCGCCGCCGCTCCGGGTCGTGGTTGGCGTCCGAGCCGTGGTGATAGGGACTGATATAGCAGCCGATCAGCCAGACCTCGTCGTTGTCGACGGCGGCATAGCAGTCCTTGAAGTTGACCTGGGACTCGCGCAGCGACTTGACCTCGGTGCCCCGCAGCACGAGCCCGGCCTCGAACGTCTCGAGGACCTCGTAGTGGTGAAAGGCCTTCCGGTTGGTGGCGACGACTTTGTCAGCGGCCATGGCTGGCGGGAGCCCGCGGGCCCCTTGACTTCACGGTCTCGCTCGGTATTCTAATGGC
This sequence is a window from Candidatus Methylomirabilota bacterium. Protein-coding genes within it:
- the smpB gene encoding SsrA-binding protein SmpB, with product MAADKVVATNRKAFHHYEVLETFEAGLVLRGTEVKSLRESQVNFKDCYAAVDNDEVWLIGCYISPYHHGSDANHDPERRRKLLLHRREIARLVGKVAERGLTLIPLRLYFKAGRAKIELGLARGKKLHDKRASLREREAKREMAKESRARQRA